In Leguminivora glycinivorella isolate SPB_JAAS2020 chromosome 11, LegGlyc_1.1, whole genome shotgun sequence, a single window of DNA contains:
- the LOC125231429 gene encoding calexcitin-2-like, with protein MVSDFRKKKLLHVFNAFFDTNGSGSIDKKDFELAIEKISALRGWKAGDAKYKETQETLLKIWDGLQSRADADNDGQVSFDEWVAMWDDFAKNPSSALEWQNLYSKFIFQLEDASNDGSIDSEEFSSVYVSFGLNKAESVEAFKKMAKGKDNVSWDEFQGLWKEYFASEDQNAAGNFIFGKTSF; from the coding sequence ATGGTGTCAGACTTCAGAAAGAAGAAGCTCCTCCACGTCTTCAATGCATTCTTTGACACCAACGGCAGTGGAAGCATTGATAAGAAGGATTTCGAACTGGCCATTGAGAAGATTTCCGCGCTTCGTGGATGGAAAGCAGGAGATGCCAAGTATAAGGAGACTCAGGAGACTTTGCTAAAGATCTGGGATGGTCTGCAGAGTCGCGCTGATGCTGATAATGACGGACAAGTCTCGTTTGATGAGTGGGTGGCCATGTGGGATGACTTCGCCAAGAATCCGTCTTCTGCTCTGGAGTGGCAGAACCTTTACTCCAAATTCATCTTCCAGCTAGAAGATGCGAGCAATGACGGCTCCATCGATAGCGAGGAGTTCTCTTCAGTCTACGTTTCCTTTGGTCTGAACAAGGCTGAGTCAGTTGAAGCCTTCAAGAAGATGGCAAAGGGTAAGGACAATGTGTCCTGGGATGAGTTCCAGGGCCTATGGAAGGAATACTTTGCCTCCGAAGACCAGAACGCCGCCGGTAACTTCATCTTTGGTAAAACTAGCTTCTGA